The following coding sequences lie in one Thermus antranikianii DSM 12462 genomic window:
- a CDS encoding ATP-binding protein translates to MPEPTERPVIGLSSATTNQPNSSDEFHFWLAPEVIVNPFDIVEAEQVAPGGEKSRTFGIVTTLEHTTDAPSHLSNYISNDFGQVSTEPNTLRQGTTIARVAVLSNDQDIYMPVMNDRPVRFADESGIHVALGIDQVPERYRVPAGLIRMSNGTQAVVYLDSRYILGPEGAHVNISGISGLATKTSYAIFLIQSILQKVENRDRIGVIILNVKHGDLLSIDQPPPKGLEPEQHELWERLGLIPKPFSNVRYLLPYGKDTPTTGRPNSFRLPERNWFLYAYSLQDTYNKLDLLLSNIPDPWDTVGALIGEITQGLSDPRTGQWGPSGKWKGVQDWQTLLNGEPLVKDGQAQPVGDVRAQSVARFRRLLRRIVQTRQTGIFIPQRPRHVKNLSEEIAKIRGGETIVVDIARLADDEQTLVFGDILRTIYNLYAEEGSEREDLPEKVIIFVDELNKYAPAREKESPILEQVLDIAERGRSLGVVLFGAEQFMSAVHERVAGNSATLVLGRSGSAELSSSVYRFLDPAIKANISRLQKGELILSHATFRQPVKISFPKPAYLQEGAT, encoded by the coding sequence CGTGGAAGCCGAGCAGGTGGCTCCCGGAGGCGAAAAAAGCCGCACCTTTGGCATCGTGACTACCCTGGAACACACCACCGATGCCCCAAGCCACCTCTCCAACTACATCTCCAACGACTTCGGCCAGGTGTCCACCGAACCCAATACTCTCCGCCAGGGCACCACTATTGCCCGGGTGGCCGTGCTTTCCAACGACCAGGACATCTACATGCCGGTGATGAACGACCGGCCCGTGCGCTTTGCTGACGAGAGCGGGATCCATGTTGCCCTGGGCATAGACCAGGTGCCGGAGCGTTACCGGGTTCCCGCCGGACTGATCAGGATGTCCAACGGCACCCAGGCGGTAGTCTATCTAGATAGCCGCTATATCCTAGGGCCTGAGGGCGCGCACGTGAACATAAGCGGCATCTCGGGCCTGGCCACAAAAACCTCCTACGCCATCTTCCTCATCCAGTCCATCCTGCAAAAGGTGGAAAACCGAGACCGCATAGGGGTCATCATCCTTAACGTCAAGCACGGCGACCTTCTTTCCATCGACCAGCCGCCCCCCAAGGGCCTGGAGCCGGAACAGCATGAGCTTTGGGAAAGACTGGGCCTTATCCCCAAGCCCTTCAGCAACGTACGCTACCTTCTTCCCTACGGTAAAGACACCCCCACCACAGGCCGGCCCAACAGCTTCCGCCTTCCCGAACGCAACTGGTTCCTGTACGCTTACTCCTTGCAGGATACCTACAACAAGCTGGATCTCCTCCTCTCCAACATCCCCGACCCCTGGGACACCGTGGGCGCCCTCATCGGGGAGATCACCCAAGGCCTTTCCGACCCCAGAACGGGGCAATGGGGACCGTCGGGAAAGTGGAAGGGCGTGCAAGACTGGCAAACCCTGCTCAACGGCGAGCCCCTTGTCAAGGATGGGCAAGCCCAGCCGGTAGGGGACGTGCGTGCCCAATCGGTGGCCCGGTTTAGGCGGCTACTCCGCCGCATCGTCCAGACCCGTCAAACAGGAATCTTCATTCCTCAGCGCCCAAGGCACGTCAAAAACCTAAGCGAGGAAATCGCTAAGATCCGGGGTGGGGAAACCATTGTGGTGGACATCGCTCGCCTAGCGGACGACGAGCAGACCCTGGTCTTTGGCGATATCCTGCGCACCATCTACAACCTCTATGCGGAGGAAGGTAGCGAGCGCGAAGACTTGCCGGAAAAGGTCATCATCTTCGTAGACGAGCTTAACAAGTACGCTCCTGCACGGGAGAAGGAATCGCCCATCCTGGAACAGGTCCTGGACATCGCCGAACGGGGCCGGTCCTTGGGGGTGGTCCTGTTTGGAGCAGAGCAGTTCATGAGTGCGGTGCACGAACGGGTAGCGGGCAACTCCGCCACTTTGGTCCTCGGGCGAAGCGGCTCCGCCGAGCTTTCCTCCTCCGTTTACCGGTTCCTGGACCCCGCCATTAAGGCCAACATCTCTCGCCTGCAAAAGGGCGAGCTAATCCTAAGCCACGCCACCTTCCGGCAGCCGGTTAAAATCTCCTTCCCCAAGCCCGCCTATTTGCAAGAAGGTGCCACCTAG
- a CDS encoding disulfide bond formation protein B, translated as MNRAPLAPVVLAFAWVVALVATLGSLYYSEVRLFLPCELCWYQRIFMYPQAVLLGLALWRQDLSVWPYALTLSLIGGSISTLHLMEQRFPDLFTLACKPPVPCSVEYIPQFPIPLQALIAFLLIALSMGFLAREARQRG; from the coding sequence ATGAACCGCGCTCCGCTTGCACCCGTCGTACTCGCCTTCGCCTGGGTGGTGGCCCTGGTGGCCACCTTAGGAAGCCTCTACTACTCCGAGGTGCGGCTTTTCCTTCCCTGTGAACTCTGCTGGTACCAGCGCATCTTCATGTACCCGCAGGCGGTCCTCTTGGGCCTGGCCCTTTGGCGGCAGGACCTTTCCGTCTGGCCCTACGCCCTCACCCTTTCCCTCATCGGAGGAAGCATCAGCACCCTGCACCTTATGGAGCAGCGCTTCCCCGACCTCTTCACCCTGGCCTGTAAGCCCCCGGTGCCCTGCTCCGTGGAGTACATCCCCCAGTTCCCCATCCCCTTGCAGGCCCTGATCGCCTTCCTCCTCATCGCCCTCAGCATGGGGTTTTTGGCCCGCGAGGCCCGTCAAAGGGGGTAG
- a CDS encoding ATP-dependent helicase has protein sequence MQGPQSSHPGDELLRSLNEAQRQAVLHFEGPALVVAGAGSGKTRTVVHRVAYLIAKRGVFPSEILAVTFTNKAAEEMKERLKRMVKGAGELWVSTFHSAALRILRVYGERVGLKPGFVVYDEDDQTALIKEVLKELGLAARPGPIKALLDRAKNRGEAPESLLLELPDYYAGLSRGRLLDVLKRYEEALKAQGALDFGDILLYALRLLEEDPEVLKRVRRRARFIHVDEYQDTNPVQYRFTRLLAGEEANLMAVGDPDQGIYSFRAADIKNILEFTRDFPGAKVYRLEENYRSTEAILRFANALIVNNALRLEKTLRPVKPGGEPVRLYRARDARDEARFVAEEILRLGPPFDWVAVLYRTNAQSRLLEQALASRGVPARVVGGVGFFERAEVKDLLAYARLSLNPLDGVSLKRVLNTPPRGIGTATVEKVEALAREKGLPLFEALRVAAEVLPRPAPLRHFLALMEELQELAFGPAEGFFRHLLEATDYPAYLREAYPEDYEDRLENVEELLRAAKEAEGLMEFLDKVALTARAEEPGEPAGKVALMTLHNAKGLEFPVVFVVGVEEGLLPHRSSLSTLEGLEEERRLFYVGVTRAQERLYLSYAEEREVYGRTEATRPSRFLEEVEGGLYEEYDPYRASARVSPSPAPSEARASKPGAYRGGEKVIHPRFGQGTVVAAMGDEVTVHFEGVGLKRLSLKYADLRPVG, from the coding sequence ATGCAGGGGCCCCAAAGCAGCCATCCGGGAGACGAGCTCCTTCGCTCCCTGAACGAGGCCCAGCGCCAGGCGGTTTTGCACTTTGAGGGACCGGCCCTGGTGGTGGCGGGGGCGGGAAGCGGCAAGACCCGCACCGTGGTCCACCGGGTGGCCTACCTCATCGCCAAGAGGGGCGTCTTCCCCTCGGAGATCCTGGCGGTCACCTTCACCAACAAGGCCGCCGAGGAGATGAAGGAGCGCCTTAAGCGCATGGTGAAGGGTGCGGGGGAGCTTTGGGTTTCCACCTTCCACTCCGCTGCCTTGCGGATCCTGAGGGTCTATGGGGAAAGGGTGGGGTTGAAGCCGGGATTCGTGGTCTACGACGAGGACGACCAGACCGCCCTCATCAAAGAGGTGTTGAAGGAGCTCGGCCTTGCCGCCAGGCCCGGGCCCATCAAGGCCCTTTTGGACCGGGCCAAGAACCGGGGGGAGGCTCCCGAGTCCCTGCTTTTGGAGCTTCCCGACTACTACGCCGGGCTCAGCCGGGGGAGGCTTCTGGACGTGCTGAAGCGCTACGAGGAGGCCCTTAAGGCCCAAGGGGCCTTGGACTTCGGGGACATCCTCCTCTATGCCCTGCGCCTCCTGGAGGAGGACCCTGAGGTCTTGAAGCGGGTCAGGAGGCGGGCCCGCTTCATCCACGTGGACGAGTACCAGGACACCAATCCCGTGCAGTACCGTTTCACCCGGCTCCTGGCGGGGGAGGAGGCCAACCTCATGGCCGTGGGGGACCCGGACCAGGGCATCTACTCCTTCCGCGCCGCGGACATCAAGAACATCCTGGAGTTCACCCGGGACTTTCCCGGGGCCAAGGTGTACCGCCTCGAGGAGAACTACCGCTCCACCGAGGCCATCCTGCGCTTCGCCAACGCCCTCATCGTGAACAATGCCCTGCGCCTGGAGAAGACCTTGAGGCCCGTGAAGCCCGGGGGGGAGCCCGTGCGCCTCTACCGGGCCCGGGATGCCCGGGACGAGGCCCGCTTCGTGGCCGAAGAGATCCTGCGTTTGGGGCCTCCCTTCGACTGGGTGGCGGTCCTCTACCGCACCAACGCCCAAAGCCGCCTCCTGGAGCAGGCCCTGGCCTCCCGGGGGGTTCCAGCCCGGGTGGTGGGGGGGGTGGGGTTCTTTGAACGGGCGGAGGTGAAGGACCTTTTGGCCTACGCCCGCCTGAGCCTGAACCCCCTGGATGGGGTGAGCCTGAAGCGGGTGCTGAACACCCCTCCCCGGGGCATCGGCACGGCTACGGTGGAGAAGGTGGAGGCCCTCGCCAGGGAGAAGGGGCTTCCCCTCTTCGAGGCCCTCAGGGTGGCGGCAGAGGTTCTGCCCCGCCCTGCCCCCTTGCGCCACTTCCTGGCTCTGATGGAGGAGCTCCAGGAACTGGCCTTTGGACCGGCGGAGGGATTTTTCCGCCACCTCCTCGAGGCCACGGACTACCCCGCTTACCTGCGGGAGGCTTACCCTGAGGATTACGAGGACCGCCTGGAGAACGTGGAGGAACTTCTCCGGGCAGCCAAGGAGGCGGAGGGTCTTATGGAGTTTCTGGACAAGGTGGCCCTCACCGCCCGGGCGGAGGAGCCGGGGGAGCCCGCGGGCAAGGTGGCCCTGATGACCCTGCACAACGCCAAGGGGCTGGAGTTCCCCGTGGTCTTCGTGGTGGGGGTGGAGGAAGGGCTTTTGCCCCACCGCTCCTCCTTGAGCACCCTGGAGGGCCTCGAGGAGGAGCGCCGCCTCTTCTACGTGGGGGTGACCCGGGCCCAGGAGAGGCTTTACCTTTCCTACGCCGAGGAGCGGGAGGTTTACGGGCGCACGGAGGCTACCCGGCCAAGCCGTTTCCTGGAGGAGGTGGAGGGAGGGCTTTACGAGGAGTACGACCCCTACCGGGCCTCGGCCAGGGTTTCCCCCTCCCCTGCCCCCAGTGAAGCCCGGGCCTCCAAGCCCGGGGCCTATAGGGGTGGGGAGAAGGTGATCCACCCCCGTTTCGGCCAGGGCACGGTGGTGGCGGCCATGGGGGACGAGGTGACGGTGCACTTCGAAGGGGTGGGCCTGAAGCGGCTTTCCCTCAAGTACGCCGACCTGAGGCCCGTGGGGTGA
- a CDS encoding phosphoglucomutase, which produces MELYSTQDGFLGEIAKGFTFAHLARVAAGFGARLEAEGIRRVVVAHDTRFLAQEMAEEAAGILGGMGLETFLLKGPSPFPLFGFALKELEAAGFYLTASRKPARYQGVKLRLGPGKPLSPEGMALPQEAPQKRGSFQVLDRKKAYLEHLAQSTGQGAQGKKGVVYLDTLGGAGGGVLPGVFKLLGLEAELRELHPLPHPLFYGVDPDPKPENLPTLLALMRAVEPPAVGFALDGDADRLAVVLPGGEVLPQDQVVKVLEGALEEKEVQGDGQGSYLFPWHLPEPDPFLAALLLLGKLL; this is translated from the coding sequence ATGGAGCTCTACTCCACCCAAGACGGCTTCCTAGGGGAGATCGCCAAGGGGTTCACCTTCGCCCACCTGGCCCGGGTGGCGGCGGGGTTTGGAGCCAGGCTCGAGGCGGAAGGGATCCGCCGGGTGGTGGTGGCCCACGACACCCGCTTCCTGGCCCAGGAGATGGCGGAGGAGGCGGCGGGGATCCTGGGGGGAATGGGCCTGGAAACCTTCCTCCTGAAAGGCCCTTCCCCGTTTCCCCTTTTCGGCTTTGCCCTAAAGGAACTGGAAGCGGCCGGGTTTTACCTCACCGCCAGCCGCAAGCCCGCCCGCTACCAAGGCGTGAAGCTCCGCCTGGGCCCGGGGAAACCCCTTTCCCCGGAAGGGATGGCCCTTCCCCAGGAGGCCCCGCAGAAGCGGGGAAGCTTCCAGGTCCTGGATCGGAAAAAGGCCTACCTGGAGCACCTGGCCCAAAGCACTGGCCAAGGAGCCCAGGGAAAAAAGGGGGTGGTTTACCTGGACACCCTGGGAGGAGCAGGGGGAGGGGTGCTGCCCGGGGTTTTCAAGCTCCTGGGCCTCGAGGCGGAACTTAGGGAACTCCACCCCCTCCCCCACCCCCTCTTCTATGGAGTGGACCCCGACCCCAAGCCGGAAAACCTCCCCACCCTCCTCGCCCTCATGAGGGCGGTGGAACCCCCGGCGGTGGGCTTCGCCCTGGATGGGGATGCGGACCGCCTTGCCGTGGTCTTGCCCGGGGGGGAGGTTCTGCCCCAAGACCAGGTCGTAAAGGTCCTCGAGGGGGCCTTGGAGGAAAAGGAGGTCCAGGGAGATGGCCAGGGCAGCTACCTTTTCCCCTGGCATCTTCCCGAACCCGATCCCTTCCTGGCCGCCCTGCTCCTTTTGGGGAAGCTCCTATGA
- a CDS encoding MBL fold metallo-hydrolase produces MKEVLPGLYQIPVPIPYPLKTVNLYLFRGNGEVALLDTALGTKTARGTLELSLAELGLCFTDVKTVLLTHHHPDHYGLAGFFEGLGARVWLHEEEGGRGHLFWLQPEAFEEASWRLFLDHGTPEEALMGIRETMAKTRERVHPPQNPTPLKDGEVLEVAGKKLRVIWTPGHADGHVAFYLEEEGILLVGDALLERVSPNVGLWAYTRENPLKDFLASLERLMELPAKVAYAGHFGPILEVKKRAQELIAHHQERLEALLGFLQAPMTAWELSLRLFPQELDAPGRRFAFAETLAHLEYLRLEGHVKREGPPYRYFRA; encoded by the coding sequence ATGAAAGAAGTCCTCCCAGGCCTCTACCAGATTCCCGTGCCCATTCCCTATCCCCTGAAGACGGTAAACCTCTACCTTTTCCGGGGGAACGGGGAGGTGGCCCTTCTGGACACCGCCTTGGGTACCAAGACGGCCCGGGGCACCCTGGAGCTCAGCCTGGCGGAGCTTGGTCTTTGCTTTACCGACGTCAAGACCGTCCTTCTCACCCACCACCACCCGGACCACTACGGCCTGGCGGGCTTTTTTGAAGGGCTTGGGGCCCGGGTATGGCTGCACGAGGAGGAGGGAGGGCGGGGCCACCTCTTCTGGCTTCAACCCGAAGCCTTTGAGGAGGCCAGCTGGCGGCTTTTCCTGGACCACGGCACCCCGGAGGAAGCCCTTATGGGCATCCGGGAAACCATGGCCAAAACCCGGGAGCGGGTCCATCCTCCCCAAAACCCCACGCCCCTGAAGGACGGGGAGGTGCTGGAGGTGGCCGGCAAGAAGCTCCGGGTCATCTGGACCCCCGGCCATGCGGACGGGCACGTGGCCTTCTATCTGGAGGAGGAAGGAATCCTCCTGGTAGGGGACGCCCTTTTGGAACGGGTATCCCCCAACGTGGGCCTTTGGGCCTACACCCGGGAGAACCCCCTAAAGGACTTTCTGGCGTCCTTAGAGCGCCTTATGGAGCTTCCAGCCAAGGTGGCGTATGCGGGGCATTTCGGCCCCATCCTCGAGGTGAAGAAGCGGGCCCAAGAGCTCATCGCCCACCACCAGGAGCGCCTGGAGGCCCTGCTCGGCTTTCTTCAAGCCCCCATGACCGCCTGGGAGCTTTCCCTAAGGCTTTTCCCCCAGGAGCTGGACGCTCCCGGCAGGCGCTTCGCCTTTGCGGAAA